A genomic region of Dreissena polymorpha isolate Duluth1 chromosome 4, UMN_Dpol_1.0, whole genome shotgun sequence contains the following coding sequences:
- the LOC127879056 gene encoding sodium/glucose cotransporter 5-like isoform X1 has product MTEALAWADYLTVALYFALVLVVGLCSTCNKNRGTTHGYFLAGQSMTWFPVGASIYSSNVGSAMFVGLAGTAAISGIAVTIYEWHAVYILISLGWIFVPVYMASGAYTIPEYLRLRFGGRRIQMLTSGMLLLQYIFRNISGEIYCVAVFMQLILGWSVYLSVGVMLAIVAVYTVVGGLRAVIFTDTLQTVVMIAGAVTVAVMATSRVGDWATLKALYMSSAANNTLHDPVLYACALPRNDSFHIFRDPVSGDIPWTGSTLGLTVLALFVWCQDQLIVQRCLSARDLTHAKGGTLLAAALKFLSLPMFVLPGLVSRVLFPDEVACGRPEDCLRVCGMESGCSSIAYPLLVLRVLPLGVRGLMLAALMAGMMSTLTSIFNSASSIVTMDIWLHFRKSATQRELMVVGRIAVMAMVAVSILWLPVLQAQEGGVLWFYLAAVVAYLAVPWCVAFVLGIFWRRLTEPAAFYGMVIGLLVGLTRMGLDFVAPPPVCGSGEPDRRLSVTARVDFLHFTVINTIICTGAMVIISCLTKPRSADQLKRVTWWTRHDKEEACQGHGDDVTGIDSQAGDTHAGPSGEGLERTAPVIIVDDSHPCDATSCRRWLCAWACGIAADDRTVSSEQRAHIHAQTTSIEEKASIKTLMNIIAIILMLAITFLLGYFA; this is encoded by the exons ATGACCGAGGCTCTGGCATGGGCGGACTACCTCACGGTGGCACTTTACTTCGCCCTGGTGCTCGTCGTCGGGCTCTGC TCTACGTGCAACAAAAATCGAGGGACGACGCATGGATACTTCTTGGCTGGACAGAGCATGACGTGGTTTCCG GTGGGTGCCTCAATCTACTCGAGTAACGTGGGGTCGGCCATGTTTGTTGGGCTGGCGGGCACTGCGGCCATCAGCGGCATAGCGGTCACAATCTACGAATGGCAT GCCGTCTACATCCTGATTTCCCTGGGCTGGATATTTGTCCCCGTCTACATGGCAAGTGGG GCATACACCATCCCCGAGTATCTGCGGTTGCGGTTTGGAGGACGGCGTATACAGATGCTCACCTCGGGAATGCTGCTTCTCCAGTACATCTTCCGGAACATCAGC GGCGAGATCTACTGCGTGGCGGTGTTCATGCAGCTGATCCTGGGCTGGAGCGTCTACCTCAGCGTCGGCGTTATGCTGGCTATCGTCGCCGTCTACACCGTCGTCG GTGGCTTACGGGCGGTCATTTTCACGGACACGCTGCAAACGGTGGTCATGATTGCTGGCGCTGTCACTGTTGCAGTCATGG CGACGTCACGAGTGGGCGACTGGGCGACACTCAAGGCTCTCTACATGTCGTCTGCCGCAAACAACACGCTGCATGACCCGGTGCTATACGCATGCGCACTACCGCGCAATGACTCCTTTCACATCTTCCGAGACCCGGTATCAGGCGACATTCCGTGGACTGGTTCTACCCTGGGGCTCACTGTGTTGGCGCTGTTCGTCTGGTGCCAGGACCAG CTCATCGTACAGCGCTGTCTGTCTGCCCGGGACCTGACACACGCCAAGGGCGGCACCCTGCTAGCCGCGGCTCTCAAGTTCCTCAGTCTCCCCATGTTCGTACTGCCAGGTTTAGTCAGCAGGGTTCTCTTCCCAG aCGAGGTGGCGTGTGGACGGCCGGAAGACTGTCTGCGTGTCTGTGGGATGGAGTCGGGCTGCTCTAGCATTGCCTATCCACTACTCGTGCTTCGGGTGCTGCCTTTAG GTGTCCGAGGTCTTATGTTGGCGGCATTGATGGCTGGAATGATGAGCACCCTCACATCCATTTTCAATAGCGCCAGCTCCATCGTCACGATGGACATATGGTTGCACTTCCGGAAAAGTGCCACTCAGCGAGAACTCATGGTGGTGGGTCGCATTGCGGTCATGGCGATGGTGGCGGTCAGTATACTGTGGCTTCCGGTACTGCAGGCGCAGGAGGGCGGCGTGTTGTGGTTCTACCTGGCGGCGGTGGTCGCATATCTTGCGGTGCCCTGGTGTGTGGCATTCGTGCTCGGCATTTTCTGGCGGCGTTTGACAGAACCG GCAGCGTTTTACGGTATGGTTATCGGTTTGCTGGTCGGCCTGACACGGATGGGTCTGGACTTCGTGGCTCCCCCGCCTGTGTGTGGCAGCGGGGAACCAGACAGGCGACTCAGCGTGACCGCAAGGGTGGACTTCTTGCATTTTACCGTCATCAACACCATCATCTGCACCGGCGCCATGGTCATCATCAGCTGCCTCACCAAACCGAGATCCGCTGATCAA TTAAAACGAGTCACGTGGTGGACACGTCACGACAAGGAAGAAGCATGTCAGGGTCATGGCGATGACGTCACAGGGATAGACAGTCAGGCTGGAGACACCCATGCAGGCCCGAGTGGGGAGGGTCTCGAGCGGACCGCGCCTGTCATAATTGTGGACGACAGCCATCCTTGTG ACGCCACGAGCTGCAGACGTTGGTTGTGCGCATGGGCTTGTGGCATAGCAGCAGACGACAGGACCGTCTCCAGCGAGCAAAGGGCGCATATCCACGCGCAGACGACTTCAATAGAAGAAAAGGCGTCCATAAAAACGTTGATGAATATAATTGCAATTATACTTATGCTTGCGATCACTTTCCTTTTAGGGTATTTTGCTTGA
- the LOC127879056 gene encoding sodium/glucose cotransporter 4-like isoform X2 has translation MASSFAPQAVYILISLGWIFVPVYMASGAYTIPEYLRLRFGGRRIQMLTSGMLLLQYIFRNISGEIYCVAVFMQLILGWSVYLSVGVMLAIVAVYTVVGGLRAVIFTDTLQTVVMIAGAVTVAVMATSRVGDWATLKALYMSSAANNTLHDPVLYACALPRNDSFHIFRDPVSGDIPWTGSTLGLTVLALFVWCQDQLIVQRCLSARDLTHAKGGTLLAAALKFLSLPMFVLPGLVSRVLFPDEVACGRPEDCLRVCGMESGCSSIAYPLLVLRVLPLGVRGLMLAALMAGMMSTLTSIFNSASSIVTMDIWLHFRKSATQRELMVVGRIAVMAMVAVSILWLPVLQAQEGGVLWFYLAAVVAYLAVPWCVAFVLGIFWRRLTEPAAFYGMVIGLLVGLTRMGLDFVAPPPVCGSGEPDRRLSVTARVDFLHFTVINTIICTGAMVIISCLTKPRSADQLKRVTWWTRHDKEEACQGHGDDVTGIDSQAGDTHAGPSGEGLERTAPVIIVDDSHPCDATSCRRWLCAWACGIAADDRTVSSEQRAHIHAQTTSIEEKASIKTLMNIIAIILMLAITFLLGYFA, from the exons ATGGCAT CATCATTCGCACCACAGGCCGTCTACATCCTGATTTCCCTGGGCTGGATATTTGTCCCCGTCTACATGGCAAGTGGG GCATACACCATCCCCGAGTATCTGCGGTTGCGGTTTGGAGGACGGCGTATACAGATGCTCACCTCGGGAATGCTGCTTCTCCAGTACATCTTCCGGAACATCAGC GGCGAGATCTACTGCGTGGCGGTGTTCATGCAGCTGATCCTGGGCTGGAGCGTCTACCTCAGCGTCGGCGTTATGCTGGCTATCGTCGCCGTCTACACCGTCGTCG GTGGCTTACGGGCGGTCATTTTCACGGACACGCTGCAAACGGTGGTCATGATTGCTGGCGCTGTCACTGTTGCAGTCATGG CGACGTCACGAGTGGGCGACTGGGCGACACTCAAGGCTCTCTACATGTCGTCTGCCGCAAACAACACGCTGCATGACCCGGTGCTATACGCATGCGCACTACCGCGCAATGACTCCTTTCACATCTTCCGAGACCCGGTATCAGGCGACATTCCGTGGACTGGTTCTACCCTGGGGCTCACTGTGTTGGCGCTGTTCGTCTGGTGCCAGGACCAG CTCATCGTACAGCGCTGTCTGTCTGCCCGGGACCTGACACACGCCAAGGGCGGCACCCTGCTAGCCGCGGCTCTCAAGTTCCTCAGTCTCCCCATGTTCGTACTGCCAGGTTTAGTCAGCAGGGTTCTCTTCCCAG aCGAGGTGGCGTGTGGACGGCCGGAAGACTGTCTGCGTGTCTGTGGGATGGAGTCGGGCTGCTCTAGCATTGCCTATCCACTACTCGTGCTTCGGGTGCTGCCTTTAG GTGTCCGAGGTCTTATGTTGGCGGCATTGATGGCTGGAATGATGAGCACCCTCACATCCATTTTCAATAGCGCCAGCTCCATCGTCACGATGGACATATGGTTGCACTTCCGGAAAAGTGCCACTCAGCGAGAACTCATGGTGGTGGGTCGCATTGCGGTCATGGCGATGGTGGCGGTCAGTATACTGTGGCTTCCGGTACTGCAGGCGCAGGAGGGCGGCGTGTTGTGGTTCTACCTGGCGGCGGTGGTCGCATATCTTGCGGTGCCCTGGTGTGTGGCATTCGTGCTCGGCATTTTCTGGCGGCGTTTGACAGAACCG GCAGCGTTTTACGGTATGGTTATCGGTTTGCTGGTCGGCCTGACACGGATGGGTCTGGACTTCGTGGCTCCCCCGCCTGTGTGTGGCAGCGGGGAACCAGACAGGCGACTCAGCGTGACCGCAAGGGTGGACTTCTTGCATTTTACCGTCATCAACACCATCATCTGCACCGGCGCCATGGTCATCATCAGCTGCCTCACCAAACCGAGATCCGCTGATCAA TTAAAACGAGTCACGTGGTGGACACGTCACGACAAGGAAGAAGCATGTCAGGGTCATGGCGATGACGTCACAGGGATAGACAGTCAGGCTGGAGACACCCATGCAGGCCCGAGTGGGGAGGGTCTCGAGCGGACCGCGCCTGTCATAATTGTGGACGACAGCCATCCTTGTG ACGCCACGAGCTGCAGACGTTGGTTGTGCGCATGGGCTTGTGGCATAGCAGCAGACGACAGGACCGTCTCCAGCGAGCAAAGGGCGCATATCCACGCGCAGACGACTTCAATAGAAGAAAAGGCGTCCATAAAAACGTTGATGAATATAATTGCAATTATACTTATGCTTGCGATCACTTTCCTTTTAGGGTATTTTGCTTGA